One genomic region from Solwaraspora sp. WMMD792 encodes:
- the ftsH gene encoding ATP-dependent zinc metalloprotease FtsH: MERTRFFRRPVVWIILVIIGAIALSSFFTNGPSYHKVDTSVALERLERGGIDKAIFQDREQTLRLDLAEPEEFGDTETDRIEAQFPYEVGDEIWTDVLAAKEAGRVTGPAEAEVSSDSIFITLLVNLLPIAILVILLLLFMSQMQGGGSRVLNFGKSKAKVITKDTPKTTFADVAGSEEAVEELQEIKDFLQNPAKYQALGAKIPKGVLLFGPPGTGKTLLARAVAGEAGVPFYSISGSDFVEMFVGVGASRVRDLFEQAKANAPAIVFVDEIDAVGRHRGAGMGGGHDEREQTLNQLLVEMDGFDTKGGVILIAATNRPDILDPALLRPGRFDRQIPVDAPDMEGRKAILRVHARGKPFAPDVDLDAVARRTPGFSGADLANVINEAALLTARQDARAITNEALEESIDRVVAGPQRRTRVMGDKEKKITAYHEGGHALVAWALPHAAPVHKVTILSRGRSLGHTLVLPTEDKYTQTRAEMIDTLAYALGGRAAEELVFHEPTTGAGNDIEKASALARAMVTQYGMSAKLGAVKYGTNGDEPFLGRTMGHERDYSDSIAAEIDSEVRALIELAHDEAWEILVEYRDVLDTMVLELMEKETISQSDMARICERVVKRPPMAPFNGFGKRQPSTEPPVLTPAEKEDLGRQAVADGAQAVFGGGMSANSDGTS, translated from the coding sequence ATGGAACGTACGCGTTTCTTCCGCCGGCCGGTGGTCTGGATCATCCTGGTGATCATCGGTGCGATAGCGCTCAGCTCGTTCTTCACCAACGGCCCCAGCTACCACAAGGTGGACACCTCGGTGGCGCTGGAGCGGCTGGAGCGGGGCGGCATCGACAAGGCGATATTCCAGGACCGGGAGCAGACGCTCCGGCTCGACCTCGCCGAGCCGGAAGAGTTCGGCGACACCGAGACCGACCGGATCGAGGCCCAGTTCCCGTACGAGGTCGGTGACGAGATCTGGACCGACGTGCTGGCCGCCAAGGAGGCCGGCCGGGTCACCGGCCCGGCCGAGGCCGAGGTCTCCTCGGACAGCATCTTCATCACCCTGCTGGTCAACCTGCTGCCGATCGCCATCCTGGTGATCCTGCTGCTGCTGTTCATGTCGCAGATGCAGGGCGGCGGGTCCCGGGTGCTCAACTTCGGCAAGTCCAAGGCGAAGGTGATCACCAAGGACACCCCGAAGACCACCTTCGCCGACGTGGCCGGCTCCGAGGAGGCCGTCGAGGAGCTGCAGGAGATCAAGGACTTCCTGCAGAACCCGGCGAAGTACCAGGCCCTCGGCGCCAAGATCCCCAAGGGCGTACTGCTCTTCGGCCCGCCCGGCACCGGTAAGACCCTGCTTGCCCGGGCGGTGGCCGGCGAGGCCGGTGTGCCGTTCTACTCGATCTCCGGGTCCGACTTCGTCGAGATGTTCGTCGGTGTCGGTGCCAGCCGGGTCCGTGACCTGTTCGAGCAGGCCAAGGCGAACGCCCCGGCGATCGTCTTCGTCGACGAGATCGACGCGGTCGGCCGGCACCGTGGTGCCGGCATGGGCGGCGGCCACGACGAGCGGGAGCAGACCCTCAACCAGTTGCTGGTCGAGATGGACGGCTTCGACACCAAGGGCGGCGTGATCCTGATCGCCGCCACCAACCGGCCCGACATCCTCGACCCGGCGCTGCTGCGCCCCGGCCGGTTCGACCGGCAGATCCCGGTCGACGCCCCGGACATGGAGGGCCGCAAGGCGATCCTGCGGGTGCACGCCCGGGGCAAGCCGTTCGCCCCGGACGTCGACCTGGACGCGGTGGCCCGGCGTACCCCCGGTTTCAGCGGTGCCGACCTGGCCAACGTGATCAACGAGGCGGCGCTGCTGACCGCCCGGCAGGACGCCCGGGCGATCACCAACGAGGCCCTGGAGGAGTCGATCGACCGGGTGGTCGCCGGCCCGCAGCGGCGGACCCGGGTGATGGGCGACAAGGAGAAGAAGATCACCGCCTACCACGAGGGCGGTCACGCCCTGGTGGCCTGGGCCCTGCCGCACGCCGCCCCGGTGCACAAGGTGACCATCCTGTCGCGGGGGCGGTCGCTGGGCCACACCCTGGTGTTGCCGACCGAGGACAAGTACACCCAGACCCGCGCCGAGATGATCGACACCCTGGCGTACGCCCTCGGTGGCCGGGCCGCCGAGGAGCTGGTCTTCCACGAGCCCACCACCGGTGCCGGCAACGACATCGAGAAGGCCAGCGCGCTGGCCCGGGCCATGGTCACCCAGTACGGTATGAGCGCCAAACTCGGCGCCGTCAAGTACGGGACCAACGGCGACGAGCCCTTCCTCGGCCGGACCATGGGCCACGAGCGGGACTACTCGGACTCGATCGCCGCCGAGATCGACAGCGAGGTCCGCGCCCTCATCGAGCTGGCCCACGACGAGGCCTGGGAGATCCTGGTCGAGTACCGCGACGTGCTCGACACCATGGTGCTGGAGCTGATGGAGAAGGAGACCATCTCCCAGTCCGACATGGCCCGGATCTGCGAGCGGGTGGTCAAGCGGCCACCGATGGCACCCTTCAACGGCTTCGGCAAGCGGCAGCCGTCCACCGAGCCGCCGGTGCTGACCCCGGCCGAGAAGGAGGACCTCGGCCGGCAGGCGGTCGCCGACGGGGCACAGGCCGTCTTCGGCGGCGGTATGTCCGCGAACTCGGACGGCACATCCTGA
- the dacB gene encoding D-alanyl-D-alanine carboxypeptidase/D-alanyl-D-alanine-endopeptidase, which yields MPAEPAPSAGQSSPDRHRRARLLIAAVAGAVLLAGGTSIAVLQPGPVAGWLGAAEVSPSPSTSTEPTPGPVLAGLAADAPIPTAAGLTETLDKAISRSGLGDRVHVSVRDMTTGAVLYGREPAVLTVPASTTKLVTAATVLAAVGPTHRIPTRVVAGAAPGEVVLIGGGDPTLSIDDTGFYPGAARLDVLAAATRTALGDTAPTKVLIDSSLFSGPAFGPGWDDDIPTGGYAAAITALMVDGARTDPAAAKGWAPRSAAPDLAAGRAFARALGLPVDAVDTTPAGYTRQLSGSAAQPVGDADAVASAPTSSATGQPATGQPATPDRSSGANPDQPTEVGPGAELARIESPPMARLVEMMLSDSDNVLAEALARQVAIARGEPASFAGAAAAMDAVLAELGLPAEQSDLYDGSGLSRSNRVTPGLLTELTVLAGSGDRPALTGLFSGLPVAAWSGTLQGRYQTADAPQRIGAGVVRAKTGSLSGINALAGTVTTADGRLLAFAVLADEVPLLIDAAQAGLDRIAASLAGCGCR from the coding sequence GTGCCGGCCGAGCCGGCGCCATCGGCCGGCCAGTCGTCACCTGACCGGCACCGCCGGGCCCGGTTGCTGATCGCCGCCGTCGCCGGTGCCGTCCTGCTGGCCGGCGGGACCTCGATCGCGGTGCTCCAACCAGGGCCGGTGGCCGGCTGGCTCGGCGCCGCCGAGGTGAGTCCTAGCCCGAGCACGTCCACCGAGCCGACGCCCGGCCCGGTGCTGGCCGGGTTGGCCGCCGACGCCCCGATTCCCACCGCGGCCGGGCTGACCGAGACGCTGGACAAGGCGATCAGCCGATCCGGCCTCGGTGACCGGGTACACGTCTCGGTCCGGGACATGACGACCGGCGCGGTCCTGTACGGTCGCGAACCGGCGGTGCTGACCGTGCCCGCGTCGACCACCAAGCTGGTCACCGCGGCGACGGTGCTGGCCGCGGTCGGGCCGACACACCGGATCCCGACCCGGGTGGTCGCGGGAGCCGCGCCCGGCGAGGTGGTGCTCATCGGCGGCGGTGATCCGACCTTGTCGATCGACGACACCGGGTTCTATCCGGGGGCCGCCCGGCTCGACGTGCTGGCCGCCGCCACCCGTACCGCCCTCGGCGACACTGCGCCGACCAAGGTGCTGATCGACAGTTCGCTCTTCTCCGGGCCGGCGTTCGGGCCCGGGTGGGACGACGACATCCCGACCGGCGGGTACGCGGCCGCGATCACCGCGCTGATGGTGGACGGCGCCCGGACCGATCCCGCCGCCGCCAAAGGCTGGGCGCCGCGCTCGGCCGCACCGGACCTGGCTGCCGGCCGGGCCTTCGCCCGGGCTCTCGGGCTGCCGGTGGACGCGGTCGACACCACACCGGCCGGCTACACCCGCCAGCTCTCCGGCTCGGCGGCGCAGCCCGTCGGCGACGCCGACGCGGTCGCCAGCGCACCGACCTCGTCAGCGACCGGTCAGCCGGCGACCGGTCAGCCGGCGACCCCCGACCGGTCCTCGGGGGCGAACCCCGACCAGCCGACGGAGGTCGGCCCCGGTGCCGAGCTGGCCCGGATCGAATCGCCGCCGATGGCCCGGCTGGTCGAGATGATGCTCTCCGACAGCGACAACGTCCTCGCCGAGGCGCTCGCCCGGCAGGTCGCCATCGCCCGGGGCGAACCCGCGTCGTTCGCCGGGGCGGCGGCCGCGATGGACGCCGTACTGGCTGAACTCGGGTTGCCGGCCGAACAGAGCGACCTGTACGACGGCAGCGGCCTGTCCCGTAGCAACCGGGTGACCCCGGGGCTGCTGACCGAGTTGACCGTGCTCGCCGGCAGCGGCGACCGTCCCGCGCTGACCGGGCTGTTCTCCGGTCTGCCGGTCGCCGCCTGGTCCGGCACCCTGCAGGGGCGGTACCAGACGGCGGACGCCCCGCAACGGATCGGCGCCGGCGTGGTGCGGGCCAAGACCGGGTCGTTGTCCGGAATCAACGCGTTGGCCGGCACGGTGACCACCGCCGACGGCCGGTTGCTGGCGTTCGCGGTGCTGGCCGACGAGGTGCCGTTGCTCATCGACGCCGCCCAGGCCGGCTTGGACCGGATCGCCGCGAGCCTGGCCGGGTGCGGTTGCCGTTGA
- the folE gene encoding GTP cyclohydrolase I FolE, with amino-acid sequence MSSPNLPSSASSTEPDDDALDYLAARLINGKLNGTPVERSVDLTRIEHAVREILIAVGEDPDRDGLRQTPARVARAYAELLAGLRADAAQVLTTTFEADHDELVLVRDIEVMSLCEHHMLPFRGVAHIGYIPGTTGRITGLSKLARLVEVYARRLQVQERLTAQIADMLMSRLEPRGVVTVLECEHMCMAMRGIQKAGARTITSAVRGVFQRDAKSRAEAMSLIIHS; translated from the coding sequence CTGAGCAGCCCGAACCTACCGTCCAGCGCGTCGTCGACCGAACCGGACGACGACGCGCTGGACTATCTCGCCGCCCGGCTGATCAACGGCAAGCTCAACGGCACGCCGGTCGAGCGCTCCGTCGACCTGACCCGGATCGAGCACGCCGTACGGGAGATCCTCATCGCCGTCGGCGAGGACCCGGACCGCGACGGGCTGCGCCAGACGCCGGCCCGGGTCGCCCGGGCGTACGCCGAGCTGCTCGCGGGTCTGCGGGCCGACGCGGCCCAGGTGCTCACCACCACCTTCGAGGCTGACCACGACGAGCTGGTGCTGGTCCGCGACATCGAGGTGATGTCGCTGTGTGAGCACCACATGCTGCCGTTCCGGGGCGTGGCACACATCGGCTACATCCCCGGCACCACCGGCCGGATAACGGGCCTGTCGAAGCTGGCCCGCCTGGTCGAGGTCTACGCCCGACGACTACAGGTCCAGGAGCGGCTCACCGCACAGATCGCCGACATGCTGATGAGCCGGCTGGAGCCGCGTGGTGTGGTGACCGTGCTGGAGTGCGAACACATGTGCATGGCGATGCGCGGGATCCAGAAGGCCGGTGCCCGCACCATCACCTCGGCCGTCCGCGGTGTGTTCCAACGCGACGCGAAGTCCCGCGCCGAAGCGATGAGTCTGATCATCCACAGCTGA
- a CDS encoding inorganic diphosphatase has translation MDFDVTVEIPKGHRNKYEVDHATGRIRLDRTLFTSTQYPADYGFIEGTLGQDDDPLDALVLVPEPTFPGCLIRCRAIGMFRMKDEKGADDKVLCVPYEDPRQEHLRDIHHLGEFDRLEIQHFFVVYKDLEPGKSVEGATWVGRVEAEAEIQASFRRREAALERGESAH, from the coding sequence ATGGATTTCGACGTTACGGTTGAGATCCCCAAGGGTCACCGGAACAAGTATGAGGTCGATCATGCGACCGGCCGGATCCGGCTGGACCGCACCCTGTTCACTTCGACGCAGTATCCAGCCGACTACGGTTTCATCGAGGGCACCCTCGGGCAGGACGACGACCCGCTGGACGCCCTGGTGCTCGTACCGGAACCCACCTTCCCAGGATGCCTCATCCGGTGCCGGGCCATCGGCATGTTCCGGATGAAGGACGAGAAGGGCGCCGACGACAAGGTGCTCTGCGTGCCGTACGAGGACCCCCGTCAGGAGCACCTGCGCGACATCCACCACCTCGGCGAGTTCGACCGGCTGGAGATCCAGCACTTCTTCGTCGTCTACAAGGACCTGGAGCCGGGCAAGTCGGTCGAAGGCGCGACCTGGGTCGGCCGGGTCGAGGCGGAGGCGGAGATTCAGGCGTCGTTCCGCCGCCGGGAGGCCGCCTTGGAGCGCGGCGAGTCGGCCCACTGA
- a CDS encoding FtsK/SpoIIIE domain-containing protein, with protein sequence MGRDLGRAAALHRSAAAVVAALSQVEAAAGRRSTGSDQHEVAEQLRSLAARLAPGWWGAPLDAQTPTMPMGGLDHVGHLRIGIAQPLDDARFPVVVPFLGSGHLTLDGDIRDRRVAGLLRAVLLRLLAAVPPQRLSVRTVDGVGTAGEDVLGPFRPLIGAGVLRPAATDVTGLRAALAEAEQWIRPARPAVARHHRQGRFMLLMIASLPELTDGAVLDRIARLAQVGPEHGLHLVVAGWPPPPLDTEQARADLPRSTMVRLRNPYVLVGDPPGDTFRDRPAGAGGDHLGGLDAPVYLDRQPPQQLIDQVCAELVTRAEAGSRPPLADLLPDPVGGPVTESAADGLVAAAGFDGHRPVLLRFNDITPHWLVAGQAGSEVDGFLTTILYGLAVRHEPAEVTVHLVDLSPGESFASVLPGATDPSGLPHIASAGVDADPEYGLSVLRQLAAEVDRRSFLAARNGTTRFAELAAATGTTRVLCVLKDPAPMLDLTGPVADESLDLLERIARGGRGSGVHLLIADSGTGPAPGSEQSIGPDESDGSGGWVGSGGWAGPDPADRSTGGGWWRRESLLSQFPVRVVLAGGDWLLEPNNDAAVGLPAGRAVVNTAGGLGGPRGATRGHERTVDFPDPYTDRPGLAGLRRQLWSRRAADARPPQVFAGYRQPELESDETYQRVLADPPDTPAGLFGRAVELPGRTAEFRFERAPGRHLAIFGSRDSTADLLATVVRSVAAHHRPGTARVLLLSMGEHDREQLAGLARAIDGRQPTEVVDLEVLRTLGDAAGPAYLVIATADVLELGGPAAARLRNLLDSGPARGIHLVSGWEQPEPFLAFLGPSPDLIAGIVLLDRPVTDQVERVGSAGSAGPARPAGSVGLAGRLPAWRPRPQRGLLYDAQTDRRTVFVPFQPARSGTDTGEGPAVADTGEGPAVADTGEGAA encoded by the coding sequence ATGGGCAGGGACCTGGGCCGCGCCGCCGCGTTGCACCGCTCGGCGGCAGCCGTCGTCGCCGCGCTGAGTCAGGTGGAAGCGGCCGCCGGCCGACGTTCCACCGGCTCCGATCAACACGAGGTCGCCGAGCAGCTCCGCAGCCTCGCGGCGCGGCTGGCCCCCGGCTGGTGGGGCGCCCCGCTCGACGCCCAGACCCCGACGATGCCGATGGGCGGCCTCGACCACGTCGGCCACCTGCGGATCGGCATCGCCCAGCCACTGGACGACGCCCGGTTCCCGGTGGTCGTCCCGTTCCTCGGCAGCGGTCATCTGACGCTCGACGGCGACATCCGCGACCGGCGGGTCGCCGGGCTGCTGCGTGCGGTGCTGCTCCGCCTGCTGGCCGCCGTACCGCCGCAACGGCTGTCGGTGCGTACGGTGGACGGCGTCGGCACTGCGGGCGAAGATGTGCTCGGCCCCTTCCGGCCGCTGATCGGGGCCGGCGTCTTGCGTCCGGCCGCCACCGACGTCACCGGGCTGCGGGCCGCGCTGGCCGAAGCGGAGCAGTGGATCCGGCCGGCCCGACCGGCGGTCGCCCGACACCACCGGCAGGGCCGGTTCATGCTGCTGATGATCGCCTCGCTGCCCGAACTCACCGACGGTGCCGTGCTCGACCGGATCGCCCGGCTTGCCCAGGTGGGCCCCGAGCATGGCCTGCATCTGGTCGTCGCCGGCTGGCCGCCACCTCCGCTGGACACCGAACAGGCCCGGGCCGACCTGCCGCGTAGCACCATGGTGCGGCTACGGAATCCGTACGTCCTGGTCGGTGACCCGCCCGGAGACACCTTCCGCGACCGGCCCGCTGGAGCGGGCGGTGACCACCTCGGCGGGCTCGACGCGCCGGTGTATCTGGACCGGCAACCTCCTCAGCAACTGATCGACCAGGTGTGCGCGGAACTCGTCACCCGGGCCGAGGCTGGTTCCCGCCCACCGCTGGCCGACCTGCTGCCCGATCCGGTGGGCGGCCCGGTCACCGAATCCGCCGCCGACGGGCTGGTGGCCGCGGCGGGGTTCGACGGGCACCGCCCGGTCCTGCTCCGGTTCAACGACATCACCCCGCACTGGTTGGTGGCCGGCCAGGCCGGCTCCGAGGTGGACGGGTTCCTGACCACCATCCTGTACGGGTTGGCGGTTCGGCACGAACCTGCCGAGGTGACCGTACATCTGGTGGATCTGTCGCCCGGCGAGTCGTTCGCCAGCGTGCTGCCCGGCGCCACCGACCCGTCCGGGCTGCCGCACATCGCGTCGGCCGGGGTGGACGCCGACCCGGAGTACGGGCTGTCGGTGCTGCGTCAGTTGGCGGCGGAGGTCGACCGGCGCTCCTTCCTGGCCGCCCGCAATGGGACGACCCGGTTCGCCGAGCTCGCCGCCGCCACGGGCACGACCCGCGTGCTCTGCGTGCTCAAGGATCCGGCCCCGATGCTGGACCTGACCGGACCGGTCGCCGACGAGTCACTCGACCTGCTCGAACGGATCGCCAGGGGCGGGCGCGGCAGCGGGGTCCACCTGCTGATCGCCGACTCCGGGACCGGCCCGGCTCCCGGGTCGGAGCAGAGCATCGGACCCGACGAGTCTGACGGGTCGGGCGGCTGGGTGGGGTCGGGCGGCTGGGCCGGCCCCGATCCGGCCGACAGGTCGACCGGCGGTGGCTGGTGGCGGCGGGAGTCGCTGCTGAGCCAGTTCCCGGTCCGGGTGGTGCTGGCCGGCGGCGACTGGCTCCTGGAGCCGAACAACGACGCCGCGGTCGGGCTGCCGGCAGGTCGGGCGGTGGTGAACACCGCAGGCGGGCTGGGCGGCCCGCGCGGGGCGACCCGCGGCCACGAACGTACCGTCGACTTCCCGGACCCGTACACCGACCGGCCGGGGTTGGCCGGGCTCCGCCGCCAGTTGTGGTCCCGCCGCGCGGCTGACGCCCGGCCGCCGCAGGTCTTCGCCGGCTACCGCCAGCCGGAACTCGAATCGGACGAGACATACCAGCGGGTGCTGGCCGACCCGCCGGACACCCCGGCCGGGCTCTTCGGCCGGGCCGTCGAGCTGCCGGGGCGGACAGCGGAGTTCCGGTTCGAACGCGCCCCCGGTCGCCACCTCGCCATTTTCGGCTCCCGGGACAGCACCGCGGATCTGCTGGCCACGGTGGTGCGCAGCGTCGCGGCGCACCACCGGCCCGGCACCGCCCGCGTCCTGTTGCTGTCGATGGGCGAGCACGACCGGGAGCAGTTGGCCGGGCTCGCCCGAGCAATCGACGGCCGTCAGCCAACCGAGGTCGTGGATCTGGAGGTACTTCGGACGCTGGGCGACGCGGCTGGCCCCGCGTACCTGGTCATCGCCACGGCCGACGTTCTCGAACTCGGCGGGCCCGCCGCCGCCCGCCTGCGCAACCTGTTGGATTCCGGGCCGGCCCGCGGCATCCACCTGGTCTCCGGCTGGGAGCAGCCGGAGCCGTTCCTGGCATTCCTAGGTCCCAGTCCGGATCTGATCGCCGGGATCGTCCTGCTCGATCGGCCGGTGACCGACCAGGTCGAGCGGGTCGGATCGGCTGGGTCGGCCGGTCCGGCCAGGCCAGCTGGGTCGGTCGGGCTCGCCGGCCGGCTGCCGGCCTGGCGTCCCCGCCCGCAGCGTGGACTGTTGTACGACGCGCAGACCGACCGGCGCACCGTCTTCGTACCGTTCCAACCGGCCCGGTCCGGGACCGACACCGGGGAGGGACCCGCCGTGGCCGACACCGGGGAGGGACCCGCCGTGGCCGACACCGGGGAGGGCGCGGCGTGA
- the hpt gene encoding hypoxanthine phosphoribosyltransferase: MADGSWYDADIDRVIISEEQIRDKTAELAKQIATDYADVTGGLLLVCVLKGAVMFMADFARELGRQGPPVELEFMAVSSYGQGTTSSGVVRILKDLERDIAGRHVVVVEDIIDSGLTLSWLLKYLASRSAASVEVVALFRKPEAVKVQVPVRYVGFDIPTEFVVGYGLDFAERYRELPYVGVLKPEVYARG; this comes from the coding sequence ATGGCTGACGGCTCCTGGTACGACGCCGACATCGACCGCGTGATCATTTCCGAGGAACAGATCCGCGACAAGACCGCGGAACTCGCCAAGCAGATCGCCACCGACTACGCCGACGTGACGGGTGGGCTGCTGCTGGTCTGCGTGCTCAAGGGCGCGGTCATGTTCATGGCCGACTTCGCCCGTGAGCTCGGCCGGCAGGGCCCTCCCGTCGAGTTGGAGTTCATGGCCGTCTCCTCCTACGGGCAGGGCACCACCTCCTCCGGTGTGGTCCGGATCCTCAAGGACCTGGAGCGGGACATCGCCGGTCGGCACGTGGTGGTGGTCGAGGACATCATCGACTCCGGCCTCACCCTGTCCTGGCTGCTGAAGTACCTGGCGTCCAGGTCGGCGGCGAGCGTGGAGGTGGTCGCGCTGTTCCGCAAGCCGGAGGCGGTCAAGGTGCAGGTCCCGGTGCGGTACGTCGGCTTCGACATCCCCACCGAGTTCGTGGTCGGCTACGGCCTGGACTTCGCCGAGCGGTACCGCGAGCTGCCCTACGTCGGGGTGCTCAAGCCCGAGGTGTACGCCCGCGGCTGA
- a CDS encoding helix-turn-helix domain-containing protein — MLRTVAVIALDGVAPFELGVVCEVFGLDRTADGFPGYRFDVCTVDGGPVRTSSGFSLLPTADLRPVADADLVAVPAASFHDAVAAPVVDALRAADRRGATLLSVCSGAFVLGAAGLLDGRECTTHWRYADELARRHPTARVQCNSLYVADGNVLTSAGTAAGIDACLHLVRQEHGSALATRLARRMVVPPHRDGGQAQFIETPIADSPTAATLEPVLVWMQQHLDATISVEELAARAHMAPRTFARRFRAETGTTPHDWLTGQRVLLARQLLEETSLGVETVARRCGFGDAATLRHHFSRRVGATPQAYRGTFRDRAAVG; from the coding sequence ATGCTCCGTACCGTCGCGGTGATCGCGCTCGACGGCGTCGCCCCGTTCGAGCTCGGGGTGGTCTGCGAGGTCTTCGGGCTGGACCGCACCGCGGACGGCTTCCCTGGGTACCGCTTCGACGTCTGCACGGTCGATGGCGGCCCGGTCCGCACCAGCTCCGGCTTCTCGCTGCTACCCACCGCCGATCTGCGGCCGGTCGCCGACGCCGACCTGGTCGCCGTGCCCGCGGCCAGCTTCCACGACGCCGTCGCCGCACCGGTGGTCGACGCCTTGCGCGCCGCCGACCGCCGCGGCGCCACCCTGCTCAGCGTCTGCTCCGGCGCGTTCGTGCTCGGCGCCGCCGGCCTGCTCGACGGCCGCGAATGCACCACCCACTGGCGGTACGCCGACGAGCTGGCCCGCCGCCACCCGACCGCCCGGGTCCAGTGCAACTCGCTGTACGTGGCCGACGGCAACGTGCTGACCAGCGCCGGCACCGCCGCCGGGATCGACGCCTGCCTGCACCTGGTCCGCCAGGAGCACGGCTCTGCCCTGGCGACCAGACTGGCCCGCCGGATGGTGGTGCCGCCGCACCGCGACGGCGGGCAGGCCCAGTTCATCGAGACGCCGATCGCGGACAGCCCGACAGCGGCCACGCTGGAGCCGGTACTGGTCTGGATGCAGCAGCACCTGGACGCCACGATCAGCGTGGAGGAACTGGCTGCCCGGGCACACATGGCGCCGCGTACCTTCGCCCGCCGCTTCCGCGCCGAGACCGGCACCACACCGCACGACTGGCTCACCGGCCAGCGGGTGCTGCTGGCCCGCCAGCTACTGGAGGAGACCAGCCTGGGGGTGGAGACGGTGGCCCGGCGGTGCGGCTTCGGTGACGCCGCGACCCTCCGGCACCACTTCAGCCGGCGGGTCGGTGCCACGCCCCAGGCGTACCGTGGCACGTTCCGTGACCGGGCCGCCGTCGGCTGA
- a CDS encoding zinc-dependent metalloprotease has product MAQFVDWDLAAATAGALSKSGPKASLDEATEVVNDLRRLTDEAAGHVVAYTGLQAQVAHPPVRVVDRRDWAVANIAGLRDVITPLVSRAAGDRQPGALTDAIGSRVTGVQAGTVLGYLSGRVLGQYEVFSGDPGQLLLVAPNIVEVERKLHADPRDFRLWVCLHEVTHRTQFTAVPWMRGHFLGQVQAFVDASQAGGDNFVDRVRRGVGTLAESIRDPQSRASVLDIVQTPAQRAVLDRLTALMTLLEGHAEFVMDGVGPEIIPTVEQIRAGFNRRREAGNPLEKAIRRLLGVDVKMRQYAEGRKFVHGVVDRVGMAGFNKVFDSPLTLPRLEELGDPDAWVARVHGPISGSPPTVA; this is encoded by the coding sequence ATGGCGCAGTTCGTGGACTGGGATCTGGCCGCCGCAACCGCCGGCGCGCTGAGTAAGTCGGGGCCGAAGGCCTCGCTCGACGAAGCGACCGAGGTGGTAAACGACCTTCGCCGGCTCACCGACGAAGCGGCCGGACACGTCGTGGCGTACACCGGTCTGCAGGCCCAGGTCGCGCACCCGCCGGTGCGGGTGGTCGACCGGCGGGACTGGGCCGTCGCCAACATCGCCGGGCTGCGTGACGTGATCACACCGCTGGTCTCCCGGGCGGCCGGGGACCGACAGCCGGGCGCGCTCACCGACGCGATCGGTTCCCGGGTCACCGGAGTGCAGGCCGGCACGGTGCTCGGCTACCTCTCCGGCCGGGTGCTCGGTCAGTACGAGGTGTTCTCCGGCGATCCCGGCCAGTTGCTGCTGGTCGCCCCGAACATCGTCGAAGTGGAGCGGAAGCTGCACGCCGATCCGCGTGACTTCCGACTCTGGGTCTGCCTGCACGAGGTCACCCACCGCACCCAGTTCACCGCCGTGCCGTGGATGCGCGGCCACTTCCTGGGCCAGGTTCAGGCGTTCGTCGACGCCTCACAGGCCGGCGGCGACAACTTCGTCGACCGGGTCCGGCGCGGGGTCGGCACCCTCGCCGAGTCGATCCGCGACCCGCAGAGCCGGGCCAGCGTGCTGGACATCGTGCAGACCCCCGCGCAGCGCGCCGTACTCGACCGGCTGACCGCGCTGATGACCCTGCTGGAAGGGCATGCCGAGTTCGTCATGGACGGGGTCGGGCCGGAGATCATTCCAACCGTGGAGCAGATCCGGGCCGGCTTCAACCGCCGCCGCGAGGCCGGCAACCCGTTGGAGAAGGCGATCCGCCGGCTGCTCGGCGTGGACGTCAAGATGCGCCAGTACGCCGAGGGCCGCAAGTTCGTGCACGGTGTGGTGGACCGGGTCGGCATGGCCGGCTTCAACAAGGTCTTCGACTCCCCGTTGACCCTGCCCCGGCTGGAGGAGCTGGGCGATCCGGACGCCTGGGTGGCCCGGGTGCACGGCCCGATCTCCGGTTCACCGCCGACCGTCGCCTGA